A window of Castanea sativa cultivar Marrone di Chiusa Pesio chromosome 1, ASM4071231v1 contains these coding sequences:
- the LOC142622316 gene encoding 110 kDa U5 small nuclear ribonucleoprotein component CLO-like — MDDSLYDEFGNYIGPEIESDRESDREDEDEDLTDRPTEEEASDGEDAAAASNGWITASNDVDMDNQIVLAEDKKYYPTAEEVYGEDVETLVMDEDEQPLEQPIVKPVRNIKFEVGVKDSSMYVPTPFLVGLMSNPTLVRNVALVGHLQHGKTVFMDMLIEQTHHMSTFDTNSERHVRYTDTRIDEQERRISIKAIPMSLVLEDSNSKSYLCNIMDTPGHVNFSDEMTAALRLADGAVLIVDAAEGVMVNTERAIRHAIQDRLPIVVVINKVDRLITELKLPPKDAYHKLRHTLEVINTNIAAAASNAGNVPVIDPTAGNVCFASGTAGWSFTLQSFAKLYVKLHGIPFDADKFAPRLWGDMYYHPDARVFRKKPPAGGGERSFVQFVLEPLYKIYSQVIGEHKKSVEATLVELGVTLPNAAYKLNVRPLLSLACSSVFGNASGFTDMLVQHIPSPKASATRKVDHIYTGPKDSMIYKAMKNCDPEGPLMVNVTKLYPKSDCSVFDAFGRVYSGRIRTGQTVRVLGEGYSPDDEEDMTVKEVTKLWVYQARDRTPIAEAPAGSWVLIEGVDASIMKTATLCDEDVARYEDVYIFRPLQFNTLPVVKTATEPLNPSELPKMVEGLRKISKSYPLAITKVEESGEHTILGTGELYLDSIMKDLRELYSEVEVKVADPVVSFCETVVESSSMKCFAETPNKKNKITMIAEPLERGLAEDIENGAVSIDWNRKTIGEFFEKSYGWDVLASRSIWAFGPDKQGPNILLDDTLSGEVDKNLLNAVKDSIVQGFQWGAREGPLCDEPIRNVKFKIVDARIAPEPLHRGSGQIIPTARRVAYSAFLMATPRLMEPMYYVEIQTPIDCVSAIYTVLSRRRGHVTADVPQPGTPAYIVKAYLPVIESFGFETDLRYHTQGQAFCLSVFDHWAIVPGDPLDKSIVLRPLEPAPIQHLAREFMVKTRRRKGMSEDVSINKFFDEAMMVELAQQAADLHQQMM; from the exons aTGGATGATAGTTTATATGACGAGTTCGGGAACTATATTGGACCTGAAATTGAGTCTGACAGAGAGAGTGACAGAgaggatgaagatgaagatcTTACAGACAGGCCTACTGAAGAGGAGGCATCAGATGGTGAGGATGCAGCTGCTGCTTCAAATGGGTGGATAACGGCCTCCAATGATGTTGATATGGATAACCAGATTGTCCTTGCCGAGGACAAAAAGTACTACCCAACTGCTGAAGAGGTTTATGGTGAAGACGTTGAAACATTGGTGATGGATGAAGATGAGCAACCATTGGAGCAACCGATAGTCAAACCTGTTAGGAATATCAAGTTTGAGGTTGGGGTGAAGGATTCTTCAATGTATGTCCCAACCCCATTCCTTGTTGGTCTTATGTCGAATCCCACTCTGGTTCGAAATGTTGCCCTTGTTGGGCACCTTCAACATGGGAAAACTGTCTTCATGGATATGTTGATTGAGCAAACCCACCATATGTCCACATTTGATACAAATAGTGAGAGGCATGTGAGGTACACAGATACAAGGATTGATGAGCAAGAGAGAAGGATATCAATTAAGGCAATTCCAATGTCTCTTGTTCTTGAAGATAGCAATTCAAAATCGTACCTCTGTAACATCATGGACACCCCTGGGCATGTTAATTTCTCTGATGaaatgactgctgctctcagaCTTGCCGACGGTGCTGTATTGATTGTGGATGCTGCTGAAGGAGTAATG GTAAATACAGAGAGGGCTATACGCCATGCAATCCAAGATCGCCTACCTATTGTAGTTGTAATCAACAAG GTTGACAGGCTGATAACAGAACTTAAGCTGCCCCCAAAGGATGCTTACcataagctaaggcatactctgGAAGTCATTAATACCAACATAGCTGCTGCTGCTTCTAACGCTGGGAATGTCCCAGTTATAGATCCAACTGCTGGAAATGTTTGTTTCGCAAGTGGTACAGCAGGATGGTCCTTCACTTTGCAATCATTTGCTAAACTATATGTCAAACTCCATGGGATCCCATTTGATGCTGATAAGTTTGCGCCTCGGCTTTGGGGAGATATGTATTATCATCCGGATGCCAGGGTTTTTAGGAAGAAACCCCCTGCTGGTGGAGGGGAAAGATCATTTGTCCAATTTGTGCTTGAACCcctttacaaaatatatagcCAAGTGATTGGTGAACATAAAAAGAGTGTGGAAGCTACTCTTGTCGAACTTGGTGTGACTCTTCCCAATGCGGCTTATAAATTGAATGTCAGGCCTTTGCTGAGCCTGGCTTGTAGCTCAGTTTTTGGTAATGCCTCAGGCTTCACTGATATGCTAGTTCAGCATATACCTTCCCCCAAAGCTTCTGCAACAAGGAAGGTTGATCATATATATACCGGACCAAAAGACTCTATGATCTACAAGGCCATGAAGAATTGCGATCCTGAAGGCCCCTTAATGGTCAATGTGACCAAGCTGTATCCCAAGTCGGACTGTAGTGTCTTTGATGCGTTTGGTAGGGTTTATAGTGGTAGGATAAGGACAGGGCAGACAGTACGAGTATTAGGAGAAGGATATTCCCCAGATGACGAGGAGGACATGACAGTAAAAGAAGTAACAAAATTATGGGTTTATCAAGCTCGAGATAGGACACCCATAGCTGAGGCTCCTGCTGGTTCTTGGGTTCTCATTGAAGGTGTGGATGCATCCATAATGAAAACTGCAACACTTTGTGATGAGGATGTTGCACGTTATGAGGATGTCTACATATTCCGGCCTCTCCAGTTCAACACTCTTCCAGTGGTGAAAACAGCTACTGAGCCTTTAAATCCAAGTGAGTTGCCTAAAATGGTGGAGGGTCTTAGGAAGATCAGCAAGAGCTATCCTCTAGCCATTACCAAAGTTGAGGAGTCTGGTGAGCACACTATTTTAGGTACTGGAGAGCTGTACTTGGATTCAATCATGAAGGACCTTAGGGAGCTCTATTCTGAAGTAGAAGTCAAG GTAGCAGATCCTGTTGTTTCATTCTGTGAAACTGTAGTGGAATCTTCATCAATGAAATGTTTTGCTGAaacaccaaacaaaaagaacaaaataaccaTG ATCGCAGAGCCTTTGGAGAGAGGACTTGCAGAGGACATTGAGAATGGTGCTGTAAGCATTGATTGGAATCGGAAGACAATTGGTGAATTCTTTGAGAAGAGTTATGGATGGGATGTGCTTGCATCACGGTCCATATGGGCATTTGGCCCTGATAAGCAG GGGCCTAACATCCTACTAGATGACACACTCTCGGGTGAAGTTGACAAGAACTTGCTGAATGCTGTCAAAGATTCCATTGTTCAGGG ATTTCAATGGGGTGCTCGAGAAGGACCCCTCTGCGATGAACCCATCAGGAATGTCAAGTTCAAAATAGTTGATGCAAGGATTGCACCTGAGCCACTGCATCGGGGATCTGGTCAAATCATTCCCACAGCTCGGCGGGTGGCCTATTCAGCTTTCCTTATGGCAACTCCAAGGCTTATGGAACCAATGTATTATGTGGAG ATACAAACTCCAATCGATTGTGTCTCTGCAATCTATACGGTCTTATCTCGCAGGCGTGGACATGTAACTGCTGATGTTCCCCAACCAGGGACCCCTGCTTATATTGTTAAG GCATATTTACCTGTCATcgaatcatttggttttgagaCAGACTTGAGATACCATACTCAAGGACAAGCATTTTGCCTCTCAGTGTTTGATCATTGGGCTATTGTTCCTGGGGACCCTCTTGACAAGAGTATTGTTCTGCGACCACTTGAACCGGCACCAATTCAGCACCTTGCTCGTGAATTTATGGTGAAGACAAGGCGTAGAAAG GGAATGAGTGAGGATGTGAGCATTAACAAGTTCTTTGATGAGGCCATGATGGTTGAGCTGGCTCAGCAAGCAGCTGATCTTCATCAACAAATGATGTGA